A region from the Hippopotamus amphibius kiboko isolate mHipAmp2 chromosome 15, mHipAmp2.hap2, whole genome shotgun sequence genome encodes:
- the LOC130836798 gene encoding olfactory receptor 7A17-like, with amino-acid sequence MIPGNDTQNSEFLLQGLLMKPGLQPLIFGLFLSMYLITVFGNLLIILAVSSDSHLHTPMYFFLLNLSFVDICFSTTTILKMLINIQTQSQVITYEGCISQMYFYILFAVLDDFLLTVMAYDRFLAICHPLHYNVIMNPQLCGLLVLVSWIISALLSLLESLLVLRLSFCTDLEIPHFFCEIKQVVQLTCSDTFLNDTIMYFTAVLLGGVPLAGILYSYSKIIFSIHRIASAQGKYKAFSTCVSHLSVVSLYYCSSLGVYLSTSATHSSHSSATASVMYSVVTPILNPFIYSLRNKDIKRALKRVVHMAVIKWEIVLGLKKHP; translated from the coding sequence ATGATACCAGGAAATGATACACAAaattcagaatttcttcttcaggGATTATTAATGAAACCAGGACTGCAGCCCCTCATCTTTGgacttttcctctccatgtacctgatcactgtatttggaaacctgctcatcatcctggctgtcagttcagactcccacctccacacacccatgtatttcttcctcttaaatctgtcctttgtagacatctgtttcagCACCACAACAATCCTAAAGATGTTAATAAATATACAGACCCAGAGCCAAGTTATAACCTATGAAGGCTGCATCAGCcagatgtatttttatatactctttGCAGTGCTGGATGATTTTCTtctgactgtgatggcctatgaccgcttcttggccatctgtcacccactGCACTATAATGTCATCATGAACCCCCAGCTCTGTGGACTGTTGGTGCTGGTGTCCTGGATCATTAGTGCCCTGCTTTCCTTATTAGAAAGCTTACTTGTGTTGCGGCTGTCCTTCTGTACAGACTTGgaaatcccccactttttctgtgaaatcaAGCAGGTTGTCCAACTTACCTGTAGTGACACATTCCTTAATGACACAATTATGTATTTTACAGCAGTGCTGTTGGGTGGTGTTCCCCTGGCTGGTATCCTTTACTCTTACTCTAAGATAATATTCTCCATACACAGAATTGCATCAGCTCAggggaagtataaagcattttccacctgtgtgtctcacctctcagttgtctCCTTATATTATTGTTCTAGCCTAGGAGTGTACCTCAGCACTTCTGCTACCCACAGCTCCCACTCAAGTGCAACAGCCTCGGTGATGTACAGTGTGGTCACACCCAtcctgaaccccttcatctacagcctcagaaacaaagacataaaaaggGCTCTGAAAAGAGTCGTTCACATGGCAgttataaaatgggaaattgtCCTGGGTTTGAAGAAGCATCCTTGA
- the LOC130836297 gene encoding olfactory receptor 7A17-like, with protein MEPGNDTRISEFLLLGISNEPELQPYIFGIFLCMYLITVFGNLLIFLAVSSDPHLHTPMYFFLSNLSFVDICFISTTIPKMLWNIQMQSKGISYEGCITQIYFLLLFAGLDDFLLTVMAYDRFVAICHPLHYTVIMNPRLCGLLVLLSWVMSALNSLVQTLMILQLSFCRDLEIPNFFCELNQVVRRACCDTFLNDVMVYVAAGLLSGGPFIAILYSYSKIGSSICRISLAQGKYTAFYTCASHLSVVALFYSTILGVYLNPADAHSSHSSVTTSVMYTVVTPMLNPFIYSLRNKDIKKALKRFFGL; from the coding sequence ATGGAACCAGGGAATGATACACgaatttcagaatttcttcttctgggaataTCAAATGAACCAGAACTGCAGCCCTACATATTTGGGATTTTCCTTTGCATGTACCTGATCACTGTATTTGGGAACCTGCTCATTTTCCTGGCTGTCAGTtcagacccccacctccacacccccatgtacttcttcctctccaacctgtcctttgtagacatctgtttcatCTCCACCACTatcccaaagatgctgtggaACATCCAAATGCAAAGCAAAGGTATAAGTTATGAAGGCTGCATCACCCAGATATACTTTTTACTACTCTTTGCAGGGTTGGATGACTTTCTTCTAAccgtgatggcctatgaccgcttcgtggccatctgccaccccctgcactacacagTCATCATGAATCCCCGGCTCTGTGGACTGCTGGTGCTCCTGTCCTGGGTGATGAGTGCCCTGAATTCCTTGGTACAAACCTTAATGATATTGCAGTTGTCCTTCTGTAGAGACTTGGAGATCCCcaactttttctgtgaactcaatCAGGTGGTCCGGCGTGCCTGTTGTGACACATTTCTTAATGACGTGATGGTGTATGTTGCAGCTGGGCTGCTGAGTGGTGGTCCGTTCATTGCAATACTTTACTCTTACTCTAAGATAGGTTCCTCCATATGCAGAATCTCACTAGCTCAGGGGAAGTATACAGCATTTTAcacctgtgcatctcacctctcagttgtTGCCTTATTTTATAGTACAATCCTAGGAGTTTACCTTAACCCTGCTGATGCccacagctcacactcaagtGTAACAACctcagtgatgtacactgtggtcacacctatgctgaaccccttcatctacagtctgcggaataaagatataaagaaggcaCTAAAAAGATTCTTTGGGCTATAA